From Pseudomonas sp. AN-1:
CGCAAGGAGCTGATCATCTGCCTGCGGCAAGGCAAAACCACCCGCCGTCCGCGCTCTGGCGGGGTAGATCGACGTGGTCAGATCCCCGACATGGTCAGCATCCACGTGCGCCCACCGGAGATCGAGGATCGCGTGATGCCCGGCCACTGGGAAGGCGATCTGATCAAGGGTAAGGCCAACGCCTCGGCGGTAGGCACCTTGGTGGAGCGCACCAGCGGCTACCTGATGCTGGTAAAGATGAGCGATGCGACGGCGACCTCGGCTGTGGAGGGGTTCAGCGCGGCGCTGAATCGCATGCCGCTGGCGGCGCGCAAGAGCATGACCTACGACCAGGGACGGGAGATGGCACGCCATGCGGAGATCACCCAGAAGACCGGCGTGGCGATCTACTTCTGCGACCCGCACAGTCCCTGGCAGCGTGGTAGCAACGAGAACATCAACGGATTGATCCGGCAGTACCTGCCCAAGGGTACGGATCTGTCGGAATACAGCCAGGAGCAACTGGATGCGATTGCCTACGAACTGAACATCCGACCGCGCAAGCGCTTCGGCTTCAAGTGCCCCATCGAGGTCATGACCGAGCTGATGGCCAAGCATCATGAGGCACCTGCTTCACTCCAATAACCGTGTTGCACTCAGTTCCTGCAACCGCCGCCAATTTCTTCTTCCCTGAGTTGAAAAATGCTTTTGCCAAGAAAAGACGCGCATCACCTTCGCAGTAATACGGGCGAAGGGAAATTCCTTTTTCAAGAGGTGCGATGGACTGTTTCCAATGACCCAGCCTCTGCAAACAAACACCATATGCAATGAGGTGTCGAGGATCGTTAGAGATCTTGGCTAGCTCCTTATAGATGGAGATAGACCTCTGATACTCCCCTTTCGAGTCCAGCTGCATGGCGTTCTGGTAGAGCTGTTCGCTATTCATGTCCGGCTGCATAACGATTAAGCTAACGGACAGGCAAACGCGAAGCGCTTGACTGTCCAGCGAACGAAGTGAGCGAAGTTAAGTGCTGTAATGGACTCTCCCTGCACCACACTTACCCGCACCAGCGGTGTCGAGAATGGCGTTCGGAGGGTTCCAGCGATGTACAAGCAGATTGCAGTGGATTTGGCCAAGTCCGTTTACCAGGTTGCCGAGAGCGTCCGTGCCGGGCAGGTGAGTCAGCGCAAGCGGC
This genomic window contains:
- a CDS encoding IS30 family transposase, with product MSYHELSIEERSNIQVGLLRGMSQRAIARMLNRSPSTICREIRRNRSAQGEYATQHAQRAMRERRMSCRPRQKLVPGNELFELVVHLLRKRFSPEQIAGKLRAMELPNFEDAYVCRETIYNAIYALPVGELRKELIICLRQGKTTRRPRSGGVDRRGQIPDMVSIHVRPPEIEDRVMPGHWEGDLIKGKANASAVGTLVERTSGYLMLVKMSDATATSAVEGFSAALNRMPLAARKSMTYDQGREMARHAEITQKTGVAIYFCDPHSPWQRGSNENINGLIRQYLPKGTDLSEYSQEQLDAIAYELNIRPRKRFGFKCPIEVMTELMAKHHEAPASLQ